Proteins encoded together in one Ictidomys tridecemlineatus isolate mIctTri1 chromosome 3, mIctTri1.hap1, whole genome shotgun sequence window:
- the Apoh gene encoding beta-2-glycoprotein 1 isoform X1, whose translation MFSPVLILLSSFLCHAIVAGRTCPQPDVLPFSTVIPLKTSYEPGEQIVYSCKPGYVSRGGMRRFTCPLTGMWPINTLKCTPRVCPFAGILENGAVRYTTFEYPNMISFACNTGFYLNGTSSSQCTEEGKWSPELPVCAAITCPPPPVPKFATLHVHKPSVGNNSLYRDTAVFECLPKYAMFGNNTITCTAHGNWTELPECREVKCPFPTRPDNGFVNYPAKQVLTYKDKATYGCHDTYNLDGPGEVECTKMGNWSAQPSCKASCKLSVKKATVLYQGERVKLQEKFKDGMKHGEKVSFFCKNKEKKCSYTEEAQCIDGTIEIPKCFKEHSSLAFWKTDASDVKPC comes from the exons ATGTTTTCTCCAGTGCTCATCCTGCTCTCGAGTTTTCTCTGCCATGCTATTGTTGCAGGACGGA CCTGTCCCCAGCCAGATGTCTTACCATTTTCCACAGTTATTCCATTAAAAACATCCTATGAGCCAGGGGAGCAGATAGTATACTCCTGTAAGCCGGGCTATGTGTCCCGGGGAGGGATGAGAAGGTTTACCTGTCCTCTCACGGGGATGTGGCCCATCAACACTCTGAAATGCACAC CCAGAGTATGTCCTTTTGCTGGAATCTTAGAAAACGGAGCTGTACGATATACAACTTTTGAATATCCCAACATGATCAGTTTTGCTTGTAATACCGG GTTTTATCTGAATGGAACTAGTTCTTCTCAATGCACTGAGGAAGGAAAATGGAGTCCAGAGCTTCCTGTCTGTGCGG CCATAACCTGTCCTCCACCACCCGTACCTAAATTTGCAACACTGCATGTTCATAAGCCATCAGTTGGGAACAACTCCCTCTACCGGGACACGGCAGTCTTTGAATGTTTGCCGAAATATGCTATGTTTGGAAATAATACAATTACCTGCACAGCTCATGGAAACTGGACTGAATTACCAGAATGCAGGG AAGTAAAATGCCCATTCCCAACAAGACCAGACAATGGATTTGTAAACTATCCTGCAAAACAAGTATTGACTTACAAGGATAAAGCCACGTATGGATGCCACGATACATATAACCTGGATGGCCCGGGAGAAGTCGAATGCACCAAAATGGGAAACTGGTCTGCACAGCCAAGCTGTAAAG CATCTTGTAAATTATCTGTTAAAAAAGCCACTGTGCTATACCAAGGAGAGAGAGTGAAGCTCCAGGAAAAATTTAAGGATGGAATGAAACATGGTGAAAAAGTCTCTTTCTTCtgcaaaaataaggaaaagaagtgTAGCTATACAGAGGAGGCTCAGTGCATAGATGGCACCATTGAAATCCCCAAATGTTTCAAGG
- the Apoh gene encoding beta-2-glycoprotein 1 isoform X2 codes for MFSPVLILLSSFLCHAIVAGRTRVCPFAGILENGAVRYTTFEYPNMISFACNTGFYLNGTSSSQCTEEGKWSPELPVCAAITCPPPPVPKFATLHVHKPSVGNNSLYRDTAVFECLPKYAMFGNNTITCTAHGNWTELPECREVKCPFPTRPDNGFVNYPAKQVLTYKDKATYGCHDTYNLDGPGEVECTKMGNWSAQPSCKASCKLSVKKATVLYQGERVKLQEKFKDGMKHGEKVSFFCKNKEKKCSYTEEAQCIDGTIEIPKCFKEHSSLAFWKTDASDVKPC; via the exons ATGTTTTCTCCAGTGCTCATCCTGCTCTCGAGTTTTCTCTGCCATGCTATTGTTGCAGGACGGA CCAGAGTATGTCCTTTTGCTGGAATCTTAGAAAACGGAGCTGTACGATATACAACTTTTGAATATCCCAACATGATCAGTTTTGCTTGTAATACCGG GTTTTATCTGAATGGAACTAGTTCTTCTCAATGCACTGAGGAAGGAAAATGGAGTCCAGAGCTTCCTGTCTGTGCGG CCATAACCTGTCCTCCACCACCCGTACCTAAATTTGCAACACTGCATGTTCATAAGCCATCAGTTGGGAACAACTCCCTCTACCGGGACACGGCAGTCTTTGAATGTTTGCCGAAATATGCTATGTTTGGAAATAATACAATTACCTGCACAGCTCATGGAAACTGGACTGAATTACCAGAATGCAGGG AAGTAAAATGCCCATTCCCAACAAGACCAGACAATGGATTTGTAAACTATCCTGCAAAACAAGTATTGACTTACAAGGATAAAGCCACGTATGGATGCCACGATACATATAACCTGGATGGCCCGGGAGAAGTCGAATGCACCAAAATGGGAAACTGGTCTGCACAGCCAAGCTGTAAAG CATCTTGTAAATTATCTGTTAAAAAAGCCACTGTGCTATACCAAGGAGAGAGAGTGAAGCTCCAGGAAAAATTTAAGGATGGAATGAAACATGGTGAAAAAGTCTCTTTCTTCtgcaaaaataaggaaaagaagtgTAGCTATACAGAGGAGGCTCAGTGCATAGATGGCACCATTGAAATCCCCAAATGTTTCAAGG